The Synchiropus splendidus isolate RoL2022-P1 chromosome 5, RoL_Sspl_1.0, whole genome shotgun sequence DNA window CCTCAACGAGCCCATCACACTCACCCAGAGGAATCTCTCGGAAGGTACGGTCATTCTGGTTGATATTAGCTGTTGAGAGCGCGGAGGTATGTGAAGGGCATCGAACCTGACTTTCATCCCGGATTGTCCCAGAGATGGCTCGTTTTAATGGCACAAACTGTACTGACCATGACCTGTGCGGCGCAAACTCAACAGTCAGAGGGGTCCAGATGGCAGCTACCTTGCTCATCTTCCTGGTAGGAGATTTTTTTCAACAGCCGAAACAAGGTCTGCAAAGCTCTGTGACTCTGTGGACAGTTGAAATGTCAACTATGAAGAAGCCAGTTTAAATTGGGAGCAAAGGCATTTGAATGGGCAGGTTTCAGGTCAGGATGGAAGTAAAGATGGTGTTGAGATGAAAGGCGTCAACGCTGCACCGGCCTGTGAGCTGTGTGACAAAGTTGACAAGGTTCCGGTCCTGAATCGGGCCTACAGCTGCAGAGCGTGGATCTTTAACTATTCAAAAGTGCTCATAAATTTATTTGACATCTGGTCTTGGTTGTTTTTAGGTTGGCGTGCCTCTGAACGGTGTGGTGGTGTGGGCTCTTGGACACCCCCATCGGCGCTCTCTGGCGCGCCGGGGCAGCAGCGAAGGAACAGGTACTGCCAGCAGCTTCCGCACTTACGTGCTGAACTTGGCTTTGGCTGacttggtgctgctgctgcggacGCCCCTCATGTTAGGCTATCTGGCCCATAACAACAGCTGGCCATTTGGCTTGACCTTCTGCCGCGTGACAGTGTTCCTGCGAGGTCTGGGCCTGTACGCCTCAGCCTTCCTCCTCTGCGCTGTGGCCCTGGAGCGATGCCTCTGCCTGTTGAGGCCGGTGTGGGCGCGACTGCGCCGCCCCCACTGGGCCGTTTCTCTGGTCTGTGGCCTGATCTGGCTGCTGGCCACCATTATGGCTGCACCCTACCTCGCCAGTGGACACCTgaaagaagaacaaacaaagCTTCACTGCATGGAAACTGGCAAGCATGACACGGCCCTGTTTGTCATAGAGACCACCGCTGGTTTCATTTTGCCCATATTGGTGTTCTTAGGGAGCAATTTGGTCGTACTGGTCAACATTCGCAGGGCTGTGCCCTCAACATCAATATCCTCCTGCGCTTCAAATTCCAGCAGGATTGCCAAAATATACCAGGTGCTCTTCTTCACCATGCTGTTATTCGTCACTTGTTGGATCCCTTACTTCCTCTGTCGCTTCCTGCGGACTCTGGCGAAAGGACAACCGGATCACGCCACACTCTACAGCCGAGCCAACAAAGGAACGTACATCTCTTTGTACCTGGTGTACGTCAAGAGTGCGCTCAACCCTGTACTGTATGCACTGGTGGCTCGCGGCCTGGGGAAGGCCGTCAAGGCCTCACTGGTTTCCACAATGGAGCGGCTCTTCAACGACGACTCCGTGGAGTCCGTGCAAAGGAAGTTGTCGAGGACTCCAAGGTGCAGCAGAGATGAACGTGTTTGACCAGGTTTTTTCTTACaaagaaaacagcaaaacaaagttGGGAACCAGAATTATTGAATTTACGATAAACGGTTTAATTTTAAATCAACGCAGAAGGTTTTGATGATTTATTATAACAATCTCCCTCTGTGATCGTAGTCGCGCCACATTCTTGAGCCAGGGCACACTTGTACCCGAATCGAAGGGATCGAGACCAACTGAGAAGGATGTTGAGGCATCTGGCTCAGGTGTCGCATGGACATGAGACTGAATATATAGCATCTTTTCCGTGAGACTAAGTCAGTATCTGTTGCAACTGGCTGATGAATATGTCATAGGTAACCAAAAGTTGAAGGTGACTTTAAACCTCTGCTCCTGAAAGTGAATGTTTTGGCAAAGCTCAACATAGAAGCTGGGTTTAAAGGTTAAGTGAATGAGCGTCGGAGCATCATCCTGAAGTCGTATACTGGTTTATGGTCGCAACAGAAGCAACTGCCAAGACAGGAAGGCTAAACAAAGGCATCCATTTTGTCATGGTTTAAGAAATCAACTGTTCTTCTCACCTCCAGCTGGTCAGCAGGTGAATGAGGTAGGTGAACTCTTGGCTTTCTCGGCAAAAGGAAACCTTCATGTTATTTGAACATAAGTAAGACTCATCTGTATTACATTGACTTGTAAATACTGTGTTTTGGGCCAAGAGGGGAATTTATCAGgggattttgagtttttttttttattaaatacatatATCAAAATCATTTATGTTCTGCTTgtacaacaaataaacacaaaatcaatCAACTGGAGTTTCTGTTTCTGACAGACGTACAGAGAAAATGATTATATAACAGCCACAAGCAGATGTCGTCCCTCGTGAAGAGATATTTATCGTTTGAATAATTGAGTCCACCATAACTTCAAACACAGACAAGGGATTGAACCacatctttattttaaaaatgaacatgaCCACACACTAGACATGGATTGATTCTGAAGACTGTGAGCAGCTGAGTTGTTGCACACCAGAGTTGCAGCACAATTAGCTCAATAACCGCAAAGTGGAAGTGCAAAACATTTCCTCACCACCACAAAACCTCAAAGGCtcacagttgtttttaaaaCCTTGGTGGGGGGGCTGTGTCTCGGAACCCAGGTTGACCAACTGGTCTGCATGTTTGTGCGCGTGGATGACAGCCTTTGATTCGATTAAAGGTTCTTCTAGTTATCCTGCTGCGGCTTCAGCGTCTCCTTCAGGAACCAGTTTCACCATTTTTGCCTTTTATGGAGGAAATAGAAGACACATATTTCTGCACACGTTTCATAACATTTGTTACAGATTTGGCCTCAAATTTACAAAGAAATTGCAACACAGAACATGTTAAGTGAACATGTTCCTCTTTTATGAAAGACAAAAGACGGTTTCGTAATGATGGATTATGAATGGGACTAAAACAGCTGCAGTTGTGCAACAGATTCAGATTTAAGATCATTGTGAAAGTCTGCTGCTCTTACCTCTGTAATCATGCTGAGTCGGCACAGACAGAAGGTTGAGAACCGTGTGGTCTTTCATCTGTAAGATCTGCGTGAACACAAAGATGCCGTGTGACTATAGCACAACACGTTTTTATTGGTGACACAAGTTAACACTTTCAAAACATCACACAAACAAGTGACTGAATTATCTGACAAGCTGAGGCATGTGTACCTCTTTagctttctcttcttcttcttccacccGATCTCTCAAAACACTGCAGGCATGCTTGATGGACTCGCTCTCCTCCACAATGGACTCTAATGTTTTCACAACGCTCAGCAAACCGTTCTGGAAAGACAGACTTACAACATCATAACCAAGTATGAAAACCAACTGCGCATTCTACACGCAGCCTTTTGCGATTGTTATCAGTAAGCACATTAGAAAGACGAGAGTAAAACCACCTCAAAAACGTACAAACAGGATACAGTGGGGGCTGAGTTGTGAAAGAGGCCGGACGTGCCATATGCGTAAAGGCATTGTTTCACCCAAAAGTCTTCACAGGTGACACCAAAACGAAGAGTGAATCTGGAGAAGTTTGGTTCACTATCATAACCCAAACATATGTGAATGCTTTATCTCTCAATAGTTAGTATCAGTATTTACTGCGATTCTGACTTCAACTCACAAACTTCTATCCAGCAATATAGTCCGACTTTGACCAGCTCCAGTCTTCAACATGATTCTGAATTAAAGCACATGTGTGGTGTGTATTTATCTTTAATATACAGAAGTTGACTTTAAGCACTCAATTGTGATGTAGCAACTACAAGCATGTACATGCTGAGAGTCAATTCTACTTTCTCCACTATGGAGACAAAGCATGATCACATACAGAGCCACTGAGAGCAAAGGGAGCTGATGTAGAACCCATTATAT harbors:
- the LOC128759259 gene encoding C5a anaphylatoxin chemotactic receptor 1, which gives rise to MARFNGTNCTDHDLCGANSTVRGVQMAATLLIFLVGVPLNGVVVWALGHPHRRSLARRGSSEGTGTASSFRTYVLNLALADLVLLLRTPLMLGYLAHNNSWPFGLTFCRVTVFLRGLGLYASAFLLCAVALERCLCLLRPVWARLRRPHWAVSLVCGLIWLLATIMAAPYLASGHLKEEQTKLHCMETGKHDTALFVIETTAGFILPILVFLGSNLVVLVNIRRAVPSTSISSCASNSSRIAKIYQVLFFTMLLFVTCWIPYFLCRFLRTLAKGQPDHATLYSRANKGTYISLYLVYVKSALNPVLYALVARGLGKAVKASLVSTMERLFNDDSVESVQRKLSRTPRCSRDERV